From the Thermococcus sp. genome, one window contains:
- a CDS encoding HAD family hydrolase, with amino-acid sequence MKLVSFDVWNTLLDINVMLDALAVELSKLMGVCIVDVVEGIMLARGTLKGMRARGEGNPRRALEESQELLAGLFEVDVELVKRASARAVLKVGDEIVLPGAKKALEGVKRKGLKVTVTGNVMFWPGSYTRLLLERFGLMDYVDKTFFADEVLAYKPMPEMFEKTLKAFNVEPEEAIHIGDTKAEDFEGALRAGLWAVWINPEAEGVRRIHERGFEVPSVEGILEVLEKMGSGEGE; translated from the coding sequence ATGAAGCTGGTGTCCTTCGATGTCTGGAATACCCTCCTCGACATAAACGTCATGCTCGACGCACTCGCGGTCGAGCTCTCGAAGCTTATGGGTGTCTGTATAGTAGACGTGGTCGAGGGAATAATGCTGGCGAGAGGAACGCTGAAGGGCATGCGCGCCAGGGGCGAAGGTAACCCGCGCAGGGCGCTGGAGGAGAGTCAGGAGCTCCTCGCGGGCCTCTTCGAGGTTGATGTTGAGCTCGTCAAGAGGGCCTCTGCCAGGGCGGTGCTGAAGGTTGGCGACGAAATAGTCCTCCCCGGGGCCAAGAAAGCTCTGGAGGGCGTCAAAAGGAAAGGACTGAAGGTTACCGTCACGGGCAACGTCATGTTCTGGCCCGGCTCATACACGAGGCTCCTGCTGGAGAGGTTCGGCCTTATGGACTACGTGGACAAGACCTTCTTCGCGGATGAGGTTTTAGCGTACAAACCGATGCCCGAGATGTTCGAAAAAACGCTCAAGGCCTTCAACGTTGAGCCCGAAGAGGCCATCCACATCGGCGACACAAAGGCGGAAGACTTCGAAGGTGCTTTAAGGGCCGGTCTATGGGCGGTCTGGATAAATCCGGAAGCGGAAGGAGTGAGGAGAATCCACGAGAGGGGCTTTGAGGTGCCGAGCGTTGAAGGGATTTTGGAGGTGCTGGAGAAAATGGGGAGTGGAGAGGGCGAGTAA
- a CDS encoding DNA polymerase domain-containing protein, with translation MILDTDYITEDGKPVIRIFKKENGEFKIEYDRNFEPYFYALLKDDSAIEDVKKITASRRGTVVKVKRAEKVEKKFLGRPIEVWKLYFTHPQDVPAIRDKIREHPAVIDIYEYDIPFAKRYLIDKGLIPMEGDEELKMLAFDIETLYHEGEEFAEGPILMISYADEEGARVITWKKVDLPYVDVVSTEREMIKRFLRVVKEKDPDVLITYNGDNFDFAYLKKRCEKLGINFTLGRDGSEPKIQRMGDRFAVEVKGRIHFDLYPVIRRTINLPTYTLEAVYEAIFGKPKEKVYAEEIAQAWESGEGLERVARYSMEDAKVTFELGKEFFPMEAQLSRLIGQSLWDVSRSSTGNLVEWFLLRKAYERNELAPNKPDERELARRRESYAGGYVKEPERGLWANIVYLDFRSLYPSIIITHNVSPDTLNREGCREYDVAPQVGHKFCKDFPGFIPSLLGDLLEERQKIKRKMKATIDPVERKLLDYRQRAIKILANSFYGYYGYAKARWYCRECAESVTAWGREYIETTIREIEEKFGFKVLYADSVTGDTEVIIRRNGRIKFVPIERLFERVDYRVGEKEYCVLSGVEALTLDKRGRLVWKKVPYVMRHRTDKKIYRVWLTNNWYLDVTEDHSLIGHLDGEYLEIKPVDILKTPDMKLITIASRELQEVGLRNPSRIEEISYDGYVYDIEVEGTHRFFANGILVHNTDGFFATIPGADAETVKKKAREFLKYINAKLPGLLELEYEGFYKRGFFVTKKKYAVIDEEDKITTRGLEIVRRDWSEIAKETQARVLEAILKHGDVEEAVRIVKEVTEKLSKYEVPPEKLVIHEQITRDLKDYKATGPHVAVAKRLAARGIKIRPGTVISYIVLKGSGRIGDRAIPFDEFDPTKHKYDAEYYIENQVLPAVERILKAFGYRKEDLRYQKTRQVGLGAWLGMGKK, from the coding sequence ATGATCCTCGACACAGACTACATAACCGAGGATGGAAAGCCCGTTATAAGGATTTTCAAGAAAGAAAACGGTGAGTTCAAGATTGAATACGATAGAAACTTCGAGCCCTACTTCTACGCCCTCTTGAAGGACGACTCTGCAATTGAGGATGTCAAGAAGATAACAGCCAGCAGGCGCGGGACGGTTGTCAAGGTAAAGCGCGCCGAGAAGGTTGAGAAGAAGTTCCTCGGCAGGCCGATAGAGGTCTGGAAGCTCTACTTCACCCATCCCCAAGATGTCCCGGCAATCAGGGACAAGATAAGGGAACATCCTGCTGTCATAGACATCTACGAGTACGACATCCCCTTCGCGAAGCGCTACCTCATTGATAAGGGCCTCATCCCAATGGAGGGCGATGAGGAACTCAAAATGCTCGCCTTCGACATCGAGACGCTCTACCACGAGGGCGAGGAGTTCGCCGAAGGGCCTATCCTGATGATAAGCTACGCCGACGAGGAGGGGGCGCGCGTTATTACCTGGAAGAAGGTTGATTTGCCCTACGTTGACGTCGTCTCCACCGAGAGGGAGATGATAAAGCGCTTTCTGCGCGTTGTCAAGGAGAAGGACCCCGATGTGCTCATAACTTACAACGGCGACAACTTCGACTTCGCCTATCTGAAAAAGCGCTGTGAAAAGCTCGGCATCAACTTCACCCTCGGGAGGGACGGTAGCGAGCCGAAAATCCAGAGGATGGGCGACCGCTTCGCCGTTGAAGTCAAGGGAAGGATTCACTTCGACCTGTACCCCGTCATAAGGAGGACCATCAACTTACCAACCTACACCCTTGAGGCGGTCTATGAGGCCATCTTTGGGAAGCCGAAGGAGAAGGTCTACGCGGAGGAGATAGCACAGGCCTGGGAGAGCGGGGAAGGTTTGGAAAGGGTAGCCCGCTACTCGATGGAAGATGCCAAGGTAACTTTTGAGCTTGGAAAGGAGTTCTTCCCGATGGAGGCGCAACTTTCGAGGCTCATAGGCCAGAGCCTCTGGGATGTGTCGCGCTCAAGCACCGGAAACCTCGTCGAGTGGTTTCTCCTGAGAAAGGCCTACGAGAGGAACGAGCTTGCACCAAACAAGCCCGATGAGAGGGAGCTGGCGAGGAGAAGGGAGAGCTACGCGGGTGGATACGTCAAGGAACCAGAACGCGGATTATGGGCCAATATTGTGTATCTAGATTTTCGCTCTTTGTACCCCTCGATAATCATCACCCACAATGTTTCGCCGGATACGCTCAACAGGGAAGGCTGTAGGGAATACGACGTGGCACCACAGGTTGGACATAAGTTCTGCAAGGACTTTCCGGGATTCATTCCAAGCCTTCTCGGCGACCTTTTGGAGGAGAGGCAGAAGATAAAGAGGAAGATGAAGGCAACGATAGACCCCGTTGAGAGGAAGCTCCTCGATTACAGGCAGCGGGCTATCAAGATCCTGGCAAATAGTTTCTATGGTTACTACGGCTATGCGAAAGCACGTTGGTACTGCAGGGAGTGCGCCGAGAGCGTTACCGCTTGGGGCAGGGAATACATTGAGACCACGATAAGGGAGATAGAGGAGAAATTTGGCTTTAAAGTGCTTTACGCGGATAGCGTCACAGGAGACACCGAGGTTATCATCAGAAGAAACGGCAGGATTAAGTTCGTTCCAATCGAGAGACTCTTTGAGCGCGTTGATTACAGAGTTGGTGAGAAAGAATACTGCGTTCTCAGTGGGGTTGAGGCACTGACACTCGACAAGAGGGGTAGACTCGTTTGGAAGAAGGTTCCGTACGTCATGAGACACAGGACCGACAAAAAAATTTACCGCGTCTGGCTGACTAACAACTGGTATCTGGACGTTACAGAGGATCACTCGCTCATTGGCCACTTAGATGGAGAATACTTGGAGATAAAACCCGTTGATATTCTCAAAACTCCCGACATGAAACTGATAACCATTGCATCCCGCGAGTTGCAGGAGGTTGGGCTCAGAAATCCATCGAGGATTGAAGAAATCTCCTATGACGGATACGTCTATGACATTGAAGTTGAAGGAACTCACAGGTTCTTTGCCAACGGGATACTCGTTCACAACACCGACGGTTTTTTTGCCACAATTCCCGGAGCAGATGCCGAAACCGTCAAAAAGAAGGCCAGAGAGTTTCTAAAGTACATTAACGCCAAACTGCCCGGCCTGCTCGAACTCGAATACGAGGGCTTCTACAAGCGCGGTTTCTTCGTGACCAAGAAGAAGTACGCGGTTATAGACGAGGAGGACAAGATAACGACGCGCGGGCTTGAAATAGTCAGGCGTGACTGGAGCGAGATAGCGAAGGAGACTCAGGCGAGGGTTCTTGAGGCTATACTCAAGCACGGTGACGTCGAGGAGGCAGTTAGGATTGTCAAAGAGGTAACGGAGAAGCTGAGCAAGTACGAGGTTCCGCCCGAGAAGCTCGTCATCCACGAGCAGATAACCCGTGATCTGAAGGACTACAAGGCCACCGGACCGCATGTGGCCGTTGCAAAACGCCTCGCCGCGAGGGGAATAAAAATCCGGCCCGGGACGGTCATAAGCTACATCGTGCTCAAGGGCTCGGGAAGGATTGGAGATAGAGCAATACCCTTCGATGAATTCGACCCGACGAAGCACAAGTACGATGCAGAATACTACATCGAGAACCAAGTTCTGCCCGCTGTCGAGAGGATTCTTAAGGCCTTTGGTTACCGTAAGGAGGACTTACGCTACCAGAAGACGAGGCAGGTGGGGCTTGGCGCTTGGCTCGGAATGGGGAAGAAGTGA